In Carya illinoinensis cultivar Pawnee chromosome 9, C.illinoinensisPawnee_v1, whole genome shotgun sequence, the following are encoded in one genomic region:
- the LOC122277826 gene encoding putative pentatricopeptide repeat-containing protein At3g13770, mitochondrial: protein MYRFLPALTHVPAHFPFPPSSPYLKSLCSNGQLGEALLEMAFQGPAMKFEGYDALLNECVNQRAIREGQRVHAHMIKTRYLPPVYLWTRLIVLYTKCDSLCDARRVLDEMPERNVVSWTAMITAYCRKGYASEALNLFIQMLRSGTEPNEFTFATVLTSCIGPNGINLGRQVHSFIIKTSFESHVYVGSSLLDMYAKAGRIHEARGVFECLPERDVVSCTAIISGYAQLGLDEEALALFRRLQMEGMCSNYVTYASLLTALSGLAALDHGKQVHNHVIRSQLPSYVVLQNSLIDMYSKCGSLTYSRRIFDSMPERTVISWNAIFVAYSKHGKGNEVVELFKLMREENKVQPDNITILAVLSGCSHGGLEEKGLEIFCELENGRFGVEPEIEHYGCVVDLLGRAGRVSEALDFTKKMPFEPTAAIWGSLLGACRVHLNVEIGDSVGRRLLEMEPDNAGNYVILSNLYAYAGRWEAVRALRELMKEKAVIKEPGRSWIELGQILHTFHASDRSHPRREEVSAKVMELSVEFKEAGYVPDLSCVLYDVDEEQKEKILLGHSEKLALAFGLIATPKGVPLRVIKNLRICVDCHNFAKFVSKVKGREVSLRDKNRFHQIVGGICSCGEYW from the exons ATGTATCGTTTTCTTCCAGCTCTAACCCATGTACCTGCCCACTTCCCCTTCCCGCCGAGTTCACCATATTTAAAATCCCTCTGTTCTAACGGTCAACTAGGAGAAGCCCTGCTAGAGATGGCCTTTCAAGGCCCTGCGATGAAGTTCGAAGGCTACGACGCGCTCTTAAATGAGTGCGTGAACCAAAGGGCCATCAGAGAAGGCCAAAGAGTCCACGCCCACATGATCAAAACCCGCTATCTCCCTCCCGTTTACCTGTGGACCAGGCTGATTGTCCTATACACCAAGTGTGACTCATTGTGTGATGCGCGGAGAGTACTCGATGAAATGCCTGAACGGAACGTCGTATCATGGACGGCCATGATTACGGCATATTGTCGGAAGGGGTATGCTTCTGAAGCCTTGAATCTCTTTATACAGATGTTGAGATCAG GTACGGAGCCTAATGAGTTCACCTTCGCTACAGTACTTACTTCTTGTATAGGTCCCAATGGGATTAACCTGGGAAGGCAAGTCCACTCTTttataatcaaaacaagttttgAATCCCATGTATATGTTGGAAGCTCACTTCTAGACATGTATGCCAAAGCTGGTAGAATTCACGAAGCTCGAGGGGTTTTTGAATGCTTGCCAGAAAGAGATGTTGTCTCATGTACTGCCATAATCTCAGGCTATGCCCAACTTGGCCTTGATGAAGAGGCACTGGCACTATTCCGTAGGTTGCAGATGGAAGGAATGTGTTCAAATTATGTCACTTATGCCAGTCTTTTAACTGCGCTATCTGGGCTTGCTGCATTAGATCATGGAAAGCAAGTTCACAACCATGTCATCCGTTCTCAACTACCCTCATATGTGGTTCTTCAGAACTCTCTTATTGATATGTACTCAAAGTGTGGAAGCCTTACCTACTCAAGAAGGATCTTTGATAGTATGCCTGAGAGAACTGTCATATCATGGAATGCAATATTTGTGGCGTATAGCAAGCATGGGAAGGGAAATGAGGTGGTAGAACTTTTCAAATTGatgagagaagaaaataaagtcCAACCTGACAATATCACTATTTTGGCTGTTTTATCAGGTTGTAGCCATGGAGGGTTGGAAGAGAAGGGGCTGGAAATTTTCTGTGAGTTGGAAAATGGGAGATTTGGGGTTGAGCCAGAGATTGAGCATTATGGGTGTGTTGTTGATTTGCTTGGGCGTGCTGGACGAGTATCAGAGGCTCTTGATTTTACCAAAAAGATGCCCTTTGAGCCAACTGCTGCTATATGGGGTTCACTTTTAGGTGCTTGTAGGGTTCACTTGAATGTTGAGATCGGTGATTCAGTGGGTCGTCGGCTTTTAGAAATGGAGCCTGATAATGCTGGGAATTATGTCATTCTTTCCAATTTATATGCTTATGCAGGGAGATGGGAGGCTGTAAGAGCTTTAAGGGAGTTGATGAAGGAAAAGGCTGTGATAAAGGAGCCAGGAAGAAGCTGGATTGAGCTTGGTCAAATTCTTCATACTTTTCATGCAAGTGATCGTTCCCATCCCAGAAGGGAAGAGGTGTCTGCCAAGGTGATGGAGTTATCAGTCGAATTTAAGGAAGCCGGTTATGTCCCTGATTTGAGTTGTGTTTTATATGATGTTGACGAGGAGCAGAAGGAGAAGATACTCCTAGGCCACAGTGAAAAACTGGCTCTGGCTTTTGGGCTAATTGCTACCCCTAAAGGAGTGCCCCTTCGTGTCATTAAAAACCTTAGGATTTGTGTTGATTGCCATAATTTTGCAAAATTTGTCTCAAAGGTAAAGGGGAGGGAAGTGTCTCTCAGGGATAAAAACCGGTTTCATCAAATTGTTGGAGGGATCTGTTCTTGTGGAGAATACTGGTGA
- the LOC122277749 gene encoding OVARIAN TUMOR DOMAIN-containing deubiquitinating enzyme 4-like isoform X3, with protein sequence MLICSPISTSAKSFVYLSARVQSQMGSNICTAISRGPSSSCCFYVYPGHSKASYKSFSVSNTISSPPIPGQTIQGRCFGSCFTYQRGSFRVKCLPGVRGPQREHIEISLACQNLNMRLSVPKKGMLPRIKCNVGPIGWPQGCASTGLVFGLLVCYSSSEMARAEAAQEEDKEDDCSKSYVKFSHGKKVYTDYSVIGIPGDGRCMFRAVVHGACLRSGKPAPSESLQRELADDLRARVADEFIKRRKETEWFIEGDFESYVSEIRKPHVWGGEPELFISSHVLQ encoded by the exons ATGCTTATATGCTCTCCCATCAGCACTTCTGCTAAGAGCTTTGTCTACCTGAGTGCTCGTGTTCAATCACAGATGGGTAGCAACATCTGCACTGCAATTTCCCGTGGACCTTCCAGTTCATGTTGCTTCTATGTGTACCCTGGGCATTCAAAAGCAAGCTACAAGAGCTTCTCTGTCTCCAACACAATATCTTCACCACCCATCCCTGGCCAAACAATTCAGGGGAGATGCTTTGGATCTTGCTTCACCTATCAAAGAGGAAGCTTCCGAGTTAAATGTTTACCTGGTGTTAGAGGACCTCAGAGGGAACACATTGAAATTTCATTGGCATgccaaaatttaaatatgaggcTTTCTGTCCCGAAAAAAGGAATGCTGCCCAGAATCAAGTGCAATGTGGGGCCAATCGGTTGGCCACAAGGATGTGCTTCTACTGGCTTAGTGTTTGGATTACTGGTTTGTTATTCAAGTTCTGAAATGGCACGTGCTGAAGCAGCTCAAGAGGAGGATAAGGAAGATGACTGCAGTAAGTCTTATGTTAAATTCTCACATGGGAAAAAAGTCTACACTGACTACTCTGTCATTG GAATACCTGGAGATGGGAGATGTATGTTCCGCGCTGTTGTTCACGGGGCTTGTTTACGATCTGGGAAGCCAGCTCCAAGTGAGAGCCTTCAGAGAGAATTAGCAGATGACTTGCGGGCTAGG GTTGCAGATGAGTTTAtcaaaagaaggaaagagaCGGAATG GTTTATTGAAGGAGATTTTGAGTCATATGTTTCCGAAATAAGGAAGCCACATGTATGGGGAGGTGAGCCTGAACTGTTCATTAGTTCACATGTTCTCCAGTAa
- the LOC122277749 gene encoding OVARIAN TUMOR DOMAIN-containing deubiquitinating enzyme 4-like isoform X2: MLICSPISTSAKSFVYLSARVQSQMGSNICTAISRGPSSSCCFYVYPGHSKASYKSFSVSNTISSPPIPGQTIQGRCFGSCFTYQRGSFRVKCLPGVRGPQREHIEISLACQNLNMRLSVPKKGMLPRIKCNVGPIGWPQGCASTGLVFGLLVCYSSSEMARAEAAQEEDKEDDCSKSYVKFSHGKKVYTDYSVIGIPGDGRCMFRAVVHGACLRSGKPAPSESLQRELADDLRARVADEFIKRRKETEWFIEGDFESYVSEIRKPHVWGGCQLESTCTMKMLVA, translated from the exons ATGCTTATATGCTCTCCCATCAGCACTTCTGCTAAGAGCTTTGTCTACCTGAGTGCTCGTGTTCAATCACAGATGGGTAGCAACATCTGCACTGCAATTTCCCGTGGACCTTCCAGTTCATGTTGCTTCTATGTGTACCCTGGGCATTCAAAAGCAAGCTACAAGAGCTTCTCTGTCTCCAACACAATATCTTCACCACCCATCCCTGGCCAAACAATTCAGGGGAGATGCTTTGGATCTTGCTTCACCTATCAAAGAGGAAGCTTCCGAGTTAAATGTTTACCTGGTGTTAGAGGACCTCAGAGGGAACACATTGAAATTTCATTGGCATgccaaaatttaaatatgaggcTTTCTGTCCCGAAAAAAGGAATGCTGCCCAGAATCAAGTGCAATGTGGGGCCAATCGGTTGGCCACAAGGATGTGCTTCTACTGGCTTAGTGTTTGGATTACTGGTTTGTTATTCAAGTTCTGAAATGGCACGTGCTGAAGCAGCTCAAGAGGAGGATAAGGAAGATGACTGCAGTAAGTCTTATGTTAAATTCTCACATGGGAAAAAAGTCTACACTGACTACTCTGTCATTG GAATACCTGGAGATGGGAGATGTATGTTCCGCGCTGTTGTTCACGGGGCTTGTTTACGATCTGGGAAGCCAGCTCCAAGTGAGAGCCTTCAGAGAGAATTAGCAGATGACTTGCGGGCTAGG GTTGCAGATGAGTTTAtcaaaagaaggaaagagaCGGAATG GTTTATTGAAGGAGATTTTGAGTCATATGTTTCCGAAATAAGGAAGCCACATGTATGGGGAG GATGCCAATTAGAGTCTACATGTACGATGAAGATGCTGGTGGCTTGA
- the LOC122277749 gene encoding OVARIAN TUMOR DOMAIN-containing deubiquitinating enzyme 4-like isoform X1, with translation MLICSPISTSAKSFVYLSARVQSQMGSNICTAISRGPSSSCCFYVYPGHSKASYKSFSVSNTISSPPIPGQTIQGRCFGSCFTYQRGSFRVKCLPGVRGPQREHIEISLACQNLNMRLSVPKKGMLPRIKCNVGPIGWPQGCASTGLVFGLLVCYSSSEMARAEAAQEEDKEDDCSKSYVKFSHGKKVYTDYSVIGIPGDGRCMFRAVVHGACLRSGKPAPSESLQRELADDLRARVADEFIKRRKETEWFIEGDFESYVSEIRKPHVWGGEPELFISSHVLQMPIRVYMYDEDAGGLISIAEYGQEYGKENPIMVLYHGFGHYDALRIPGKKGERSRL, from the exons ATGCTTATATGCTCTCCCATCAGCACTTCTGCTAAGAGCTTTGTCTACCTGAGTGCTCGTGTTCAATCACAGATGGGTAGCAACATCTGCACTGCAATTTCCCGTGGACCTTCCAGTTCATGTTGCTTCTATGTGTACCCTGGGCATTCAAAAGCAAGCTACAAGAGCTTCTCTGTCTCCAACACAATATCTTCACCACCCATCCCTGGCCAAACAATTCAGGGGAGATGCTTTGGATCTTGCTTCACCTATCAAAGAGGAAGCTTCCGAGTTAAATGTTTACCTGGTGTTAGAGGACCTCAGAGGGAACACATTGAAATTTCATTGGCATgccaaaatttaaatatgaggcTTTCTGTCCCGAAAAAAGGAATGCTGCCCAGAATCAAGTGCAATGTGGGGCCAATCGGTTGGCCACAAGGATGTGCTTCTACTGGCTTAGTGTTTGGATTACTGGTTTGTTATTCAAGTTCTGAAATGGCACGTGCTGAAGCAGCTCAAGAGGAGGATAAGGAAGATGACTGCAGTAAGTCTTATGTTAAATTCTCACATGGGAAAAAAGTCTACACTGACTACTCTGTCATTG GAATACCTGGAGATGGGAGATGTATGTTCCGCGCTGTTGTTCACGGGGCTTGTTTACGATCTGGGAAGCCAGCTCCAAGTGAGAGCCTTCAGAGAGAATTAGCAGATGACTTGCGGGCTAGG GTTGCAGATGAGTTTAtcaaaagaaggaaagagaCGGAATG GTTTATTGAAGGAGATTTTGAGTCATATGTTTCCGAAATAAGGAAGCCACATGTATGGGGAGGTGAGCCTGAACTGTTCATTAGTTCACATGTTCTCCA GATGCCAATTAGAGTCTACATGTACGATGAAGATGCTGGTGGCTTGATATCCATTGCGGAGTATGGCCAAGAGTATGGCAAGGAAAATCCAATTATGGTTCTCTACCATGGTTTTGGTCATTACGATGCGTTGCGGATTCCTGGAAAGAAGGGCGAGAGATCGAGACTTTAG